The segment GCTGGGTCATTGCCTTTGCTGAACTCGGCCAGGCGCAGGTTGGTAGGTTTTGTGATTGCCTCAGTAATGCCCAGGTCCAGTGATACCCGGTTAAAATAGTTCTGGTAATTTTTCGTATGCGCTGCCTTGGCTTTGCCATAGTCCTTTTTAACAGCTTTGGCTAGGAACCCTGAAGCCTTGGCCTCCTCGTCGCCGGAAAGATCTTTGTAGTTCCTGAAGTTGGTGCCCATGGAGACGTAAAGGAGCACTTCGTCAGCGCCCGTAATCTGGAGCGAGTTGGCTGTGGTTGTGAATTTTCCGCCTTTTACCTTGGGCTGAACCCTAGCTTGGAACCGCACCTTGCCTTTTTTGTTGTCCACGTCCCCAGAAACCCCGGAGAGCAGCAGCTGTTCTCCCTGCGTACGCACTGAGTAGCTTTTGTGCGGCCTGTCAGCCCCAACCGTGAAGGTAAGGCTGCGTGGTTTACTAGTGGTGAGTCGGATGATGATGACCTCATCCGGAAAAGAGGAAAACATCTCCCGCTTATAGGTCACATCTTCTACTTTATAGGAAACAGTGGCTACCGCCTGGCTGATGTCCAGGTCCCGTCTGTAAGCGGTGGCGTTCTCATGGCCGGGGAATGAAAGGAACAGGTTACCCACGGGTTGGTACGGCATGCCATAGTTGTTGTCTGCGGGTACTGCCCGCGGGATTTTCTCCAAAGCCAGGGCTTGGGCTTCCTTGTGCTTTCCGGCAAAGATCAGGGAGCGAATCTCAGTTAGAGCCGGGTACAGCCCCGGATTTAGGTTATTTCCTGGTTCCCCTGCCCAGACAGTTTCCTCGTTCAGCTGCAGCTTCTCTTTGCCGGGCCCCCCAAACACCATAGCTCCTATGCGCCCGTTGCCCAAAGGTAGGGCTTCGTTCCAGTTGGCCGCAGGTTTGTCGTACCACAGGGTGAGCGGAGCTTTCTGTTGTGCAAAACCTGAAATCGTGCTGAAAACAAACAGGAAGGTAAACCTGAAAATGGATTTCGAGTGCATAGGACAACGTTCAGGGGCTGATTTTCTGAAATGACATTAGAAACAAGAAGAAGAACTGCAAAAGAATAGCAGCAGGGGAAGCTTTATAAAAGAATAAGCCTTCAGAGTATAATTCCAAAGGCTTATTCAGGAGGTTGATTATAAAAGTAAGGTTTGAATTGGTTCACCTTACAGACGAGGCGCCTTTCAGCTCCCGTTATAGGTTCACGGGCTTCATTTTAGGAACTAAAGACTTCATCACAAGCCAGGCTGTCATATAGGCTACAGCACAGAATGCGAACATGATTGTGTAGCCCGTCTCTATGTGGCCCAGTTTGTCATAATGGTCAAACAGGTAACCACCTACTTTGGTCACGACCACGCCGCCAATACCGCCGGCCATTCCTCCAATACCCGTCACTGAGGCAACGGTTTTCTTCGGGAACATGTCTGACACAGTGGTGAAGATGTTCGCGCTCCAGGCCTGGTGCGCAGAGGCGCCAACCCCGATCAGGATTACCGGGAACCAGAAACTGATATCACCTAAAGGCTGTGCCGCCAACACGACCAAAGGGAAAAGCGCAATCACAAACATGGCACGCATCCGTCCTTCGTATGGATTGTAGCCTTTCTTGATGAAATACATGGGGAACCAACCCCCGAAGATACTACCCACCATGGTCATGCTATACAGCACACTTAAAGGAAGCATTACTTCTGTACCAGTGAGGCCGTACTGTGCTTTCAGGTAAGCAGGTAACCAGAAAAGGAAAAACCACCATACCCCATCGGTCATGAACTTCCCGAAAACGAAGGCCCAGGTTTGCTTGAATTTAAGCAGGCTGAACCAGGAAACTTTCTCCGCTGCAGCAGGGGCGTCTTGCTCCAGAACCGGTTCGCTGTCACTGGTGATGTAGGCTCTCTCAGGGGCCGACATTCTTTTCTGTTTTTCAGGCGTTTCATAGAAAATAAACCAGAAGAACAGCCACAGGAACCCAACGGCCCCAATAATAAAGAAGGTGTATTCCCAACCTAAGTGCGAGGCAATCCAGGGAACAGTTAAGGGGGCAAGGATAGCTCCTACGTTAGAACCGGAGTTGAAGATACCGGTGGCCAGCGAGCGCTCTTTCTTAGGGAAGTATTCTGCCGTGGCCTTGATAGCCGCCGGAAAGTTACCAGATTCCCCAAAACCCAGGAAAGCCCTGGCTACCATGAAACCCAGCACGGATACGGAGAGGCCGGTAAACCCAATGGTAGTGAATATCGGACTTACGGCTCTGCCCAGGGGCTCGGCGTACGCGTGCAGGATAGCTGCTAATGACCAGATGATCAAGGCCCAGGCATACCCTGTTTTGGTGCCTAGTTTGTCAATGATCCGGCCTGCGAACAGCATGGAAATGGCGTAGGTGAACTGGAATACCGCCGCAATGTTGGCGTAATCTGTGTTAGACCATCCGAATTTCTCCGCTAGCAGTGGCTGCAGCAGACTGAGTACCTGCCGGTCAAGGTAGTTGACCGTGGTGGCGAAAAACAGGAGGGCACAGATGGTCCACCTGTATCCCCCAATCTTTTCCTGAACAATGGCCGTTTGTGTGGTTTGTTGCATAGTGGAGTTTGTTTGTTAGTTTCTAAGAGGTTTGATCTAAGAGCGGCTTACCTTTACCAAGCTCAAGGCTTGCTGCGTTATGTCATGTAACTGGTCATATTGCTGGCCAGAAAGAATGTCTTTGCTGATGAGCTTGCTGCCCATGCCCACCGCACAAACACCCGCCTTAAACCAGGTTCTAATGTTTTCTTCTTCCATTTCCACGCCCCCGGTTGGAATGAATAACTGACCAGGGAACAATTCTTTGATAGAAGAAAGGAAAGCCGGCCCCAAGATATTTGCTGGGAAGAGCTTGATAAGCGCTGCCTTCGCCTGTTGGGCTACGTGGATCTCGGTAGGGGTGAAGCAGCCCGGGATCCAAAGCAAACCTGCTTCGTGCACCAGATTACCTACTTGTGCGTCTACAATAGGAGCCACCACGTAGTCAGCGCCGGCTTTCAGGAAGTCGTTGGCCTGTTGTACGGTCTTGATGGTGCCTATGCCCAAGTGCAGGTCTTCGTACGATTTAAGCTCATTTTTCAGAAACGTAAAGTTTTCTAACGCAGCAGCTCCGCGGTTGGTGTACTCCAACGTTCTCACGCCTGCCTTGTACAGGGTTTTGATGATCTCCAAGCTCACTTCGGGGCTTTCATAGAAAAACAAAGGCAGAAGGGCTTGGTTAACAATCGCCTGAAGGGCAGTATCTTTAGTTGGCATATTCTCTAATAGTTTCTTCAATCTCGGCTACCGTGGTGGTGGTTGCGTCGCTCTCAATGAATAATTTCTTGAAGGCTGCCGCGGTGGCAAACTCCAGCGTTTCCTTAGGAGACCGCTGGTGGTAGAACCCGTAAATCAACCCACCCATGAAGCAGTCGCCGCTGCCTACTTTGTCCAGGATCTGGTCTACCACATATTCTTGGGAAACATGCAGTTCGCCTTGCGTGTACAAGGTGGTAAAATAGCGGATGCCTTTTGTTCCATGATCAAAACGGAAGGTGTTGGCTACTATTTTACATTTAGGGAATTCTTTCAGGATGGCTTCTGAGGTGAGCGTGGCATGCTGTAACAGCTTTTCTTTCTCAATATCAGCTACAAGTTCTTCCTGCAGCGGCATGCCCAACATCTTGTTAGCGGCCCATACATTGCCCATGATCAGGTCACAATAAGTAGCCAACGCTGGCATCACCTCTACCGGATCTTTGCCGTACTTCCACAGCTTGGCGCGGTAGTTCAAATCCAGGGAAATGAAGATGTTCCGCTCTGAGGCCGCTTTCAGGGCTTCTTCACAAACATCGGCCACGTTCTGGTTGATAGCGGGGCAGATGGCACTGAAATGGAACCAGCTCACGCCTTCAAAAACGGCATCCCAGTTGATGGTGCCGGGCGTCAGATCGGCGTACGCCGAACCTGCGCGGTCATAGATGACACCGGCGTTTTTGAGGTCTTTTCCCTTAGGAAGGTAGTAAAGCCCCACGCGTTCGCCCTGCATCACTACCGGGCTGGTGTCGATCTGCCGGTCCTGCATGTAACCTATCAACTGCTCTGAGATGAAGTTCTCAGGCAGCGCCGTCAGGTACGCCGAGGGAACGCCCCAAAGCGCGAGGGCTGTGGCCACGTTCAGTTCAGCACCGCCTACGAAGAACGGCAGCTTGTTTTCGCCGAGCCACTGGCCGTCGCCATCGGGGCAGATTCTCAGGAGCAGTTCTCCAAACGATAAGACTTTCCCTGCAGCCATGGCTTAGAAGTTGAAGTAGTTTTTAGCGTTATTGTAGCAGATGTTCTCCACCATTTGGCCTAACCAAGCCATTTCAGAAGCTGGCAGTTCGCCGTTCTCCACGTCATTGCCCAGCATATTGCACAGAATTCTTCTGAAATACTCATGGCGCGGGTAGGAGAGGAAGCTGCGGGAGTCGGTCAACATCCCTACGAAGCGGCTCAGTAAGCCCATGTTGGAAAGTGCGTTCATTTGCTCTTCCATACCTTGTTTCTGATCCAGGAACCACCAGGCCGATCCGTACTGGATTTTACCCGGCGTACTACCGTCGTTGAAATTCCCAATCATAGTAGCGTACAGCTCATTCTGGCTCGGGTTCAGGTTGTACAGTATAGTTTTGGCCAGTTGGTTGGAGTTGTCCAGCTTATCCATGAAGCGGGACAGCGGACGGGCTACGTCAAAATCACCAATGGAGTCAAACCCGGTATCAGCGCCTAGTTCACGCATCATGCGGGTGTTATTGTTGCGGAGCGCACCTAAGTGGAACTGTTGGGTCCAGCCTTTGGCGTGGTCCATCAACGCCAACTCAATCAGCATGGCTGATTTGAATTTCAGTACCTCGTCTTGCGTCAGCGCCTGTTTCTGCAGTGCTTTCTCAAAAATCTGGGCAATCTCCTGGTCGGTGTATTCTTCGGTGTAGATGGTTTCCAAACCGTGGTCAGACAAGCGTCCGCCCTGGGCGTGGAAGAAGTCGTGGCTTTGCTGAAGCGCCTCTAACAGGTTCTGGTAACTTCCGATGGAAACGCCAGAGGCGGCTTCCAGTTTCTGCAGGTACGTTAAATATCCCGCGTCCTCAATGGCCATGGCCTTATCTGGACGGAAGGTTGGCAGCACTTTGATGCCGAAGTCATCAGCGGCAATCTTCTGGTGGTGCTCCAGGCTATCAATTGGGTCATCGGTGGTGCAGATGGTCACCACGTTCATCTTCTTCAGGATGCCGCGCACGCTGAACTCAGGCGTTTGCAGCATGGCGGTAGCGGCGTCATAGATTTCACGGGCGCTCTCCGGGTTCAGAACCTTCTCAATCCCGAACGGTCTTTTCAGCTCCATGTGGGTCCAATGGTACAAAGGATTCCGCATGGTGTAAGGAACGGTCTGGGCCCACTTCTCAAACTTCTCGTAGTCGTCGGCATCGCCGGTGCAGAACCGCTCTGGAATGCCGTTGGTCCGCATGGCACGCCACTTGTAATGGTCGCCCTCCAGCCAGATTTGGGTCAGGTTCTTGAAAGTTCTATCGTTAGCTATGTCCTCCGGGTTCAGGTGGCAGTGGTAGTCAATGATGGGCATGTGTTTGGCATGCTCATGATACAACGTCTGGGCCGTCTTGGTCTGGAGTAAGAAGTTATCGTCTAAAAATGACATGTACTTGGCGTGATTTTATGTTGGTGAAAAGAAAAGCGAGGGTGTTCAAAGATTAACGCCCTTGCTTTTCAAGGTGATTTGGTGAAAATAGGTCAAAAACAGATAGGCGCAACCTTAGGCCAGCTGTTTCTGACATGAATGAGCCAGATTTAATCGCCTTTAGGCTGTTTTAAGCTGCTCCTGGCTTTGAAAGGCTTCCAGTTCTTTGGTTACCAGTGCCTGTAAACCTTCTACTTGCGTGAGGTCGGTTCCCCAGAAATCCTGGTTGGACAACACTGCCTGTACGGTTTCCTTGGCAGATCCTTTTTGCCAAGCTGCTTTGAAGAAGTCCAGTACTTCTGGCGTGTCATTCAATGGAATCTGCTCGCCGTTGTACTCTCCTTTGTAGAACAGGATTAAAGCAGCAAGAGAGCGGAGTAAACGCTGTGGCAACTGGCCTTTACGTTTGTGGTACTCCAGCACTGAAGGCAATACCCGCACCTTGTATTTAGACACGGAGTTCAGGGAAATGGAAAGCAGTTCGTGGTGGATAAACGGGTTCTGGAAACGCTCAATCACATCCTTCGCGAACTGGTTTAGTTCTTCTGCAGAAAGATCAAGGGTTGGGATGATTTCCTCAAAAATGGCTTCCTTGATGAAGGTACCTGCGGTTTCGTCATCTACTGATTCACGCACGGTGCGCAAGCCTTGCAGGTAGGCTACTGGTACCAATGCAGTGTGGGCGCCGTTCAGGATGCGCACTTTACGGGTTCTGTAAGGGGTCAGGTCGTCTACAAACTTCACCTGCAAACCAGCTTGCTCGGTTGGTAAGGCCTTAGCCACTGATTCTGGTGCTTCAATCACCCATAAGTGGAACGGCTCAGCCTTTACTACCAGGGTGTCTTCAAAGCCCAGTTCCTGCTGAATTTCTTTGATCGTATCCTTCGGGAAGCCCGGTACAATGCGGTCTACCAAGGTGTTGCAGAAGATGGTGTCGTTTTGGATCCAGTTGGTGAAATCGGCCGTTAAATTCCAGTGCTCTGCAAACTGCAGCACAGTAGTGCGCAGGTTCTCGCCATTTTTATCAATCAGTTCACACGGGATAATAGTCAAAGCTTTGTCCTGGGCGCCGTTGAAATGCGTAAAACGACGATACAGCAAGGCCGTTAATTTTCCGGGGAAAGAGTTGGGCGTGGTCTCAAAAGAAGCATCGGCGGGATCAAACGCGATACCAGCCTCTGTGGTGTTGGAGATGACAAACTCCAGGTCTGGGTTTTCTCCCAATTGCAGGTACTGCTCATAGTCAGCGTAAGGGCTATGGGAGTTGTTTACGCAGGTAATCAACCGTTTTTCCTGCACCGTCTGGCCTTCCTGAATACCTTCCAGTACCACATGGTACAGGCCGTCCTGCTGATTTAACAACTGGTAGATGCCCTTGTCCAGCGGCTGAATGATTTCCACGTTCCCGTTAAAGTCGGTTTTTTCGTTTAGGAGATCAATCATCCAATCCACGAAGCCCCGCAGGAAGTTTCCTTCGCCAAACTGTATTACTTTGGTGGGTCTGCTTTGCGAGATCTGGGCGGTATTTCGGTTGAGTGGTTGCATGGAGTAAATCTTATTGTTTAAGTAATGTTTTTATATTATAAGGCAAAAAACAGAGGATGATTTTTAATTTATTTGGGCTGCCGGAGGGTTGAGCCCCTGACGATGAGTTCTGGTTTTAGAACCGTTTTCTGCGGAACCAATTTTTTGTCACCGGACTTGAAATGCTCAAAGAAAAGTTCGGCGGTGATGCGGCCCATGGTTAAACTGAACTGGTCCACGGTGGTGAGGGTGGGGTCTGAGAAGGAGGTAAACGGTTCGTTCCCGAAACCTGCCAGCGCAATCTCCTGCGGTATCTGGATTTTCCGTTCTTTCAGTACTTGCATGGCTCCCATGGCACCGTAGTCAGAGGCTGAGAACACCGCGTCTGGCTTTAGTTCCAACTCCAGCAGTTTTTCCATGCTAGCCCGTCCGTCTTCCAGTTGCAGGTTGCTCTTGATTACCAGTTCCTCTTCAAAAGGAAGCCCAAAGTCGCGAAGAGCATCGGTGTACCCACGCAGACGTTCCTTGAAAACGCTTACCTTTTTGGGACTGGTGAAGTGAGCAATACGCCGGCAACCTTGCTGAATGAGGTGCTCCACAACCTTGTAGGCGCCCAGGTAATCGTCAATAACTACCTGGCTTACCTCTAAGGCATCGGTAGTACGGTCAAACAAGACCAGCGGAATCCCTTTTTCCTGCGGGCGTTTGTAGTGGTCAAAGTTATCGGTATTCTTGCCAACAGAGGCGATGATTCCGTCTACACGGGCGCTGAGCAGTGCATCAATGGTTTGCACCTCTTTCTCATAGTTGTCATATGACTGGCAGATGATGACCTTGTAGTTCAGCTTGTTCGCGATCTCCTCAATTCCACGCACCACAGAGGCAAAGAAGGCACGGTCAGCCGTAGGCACAATAATGCCAATGATGTGGCTTTTGCCATTTCTTAGCGCAGCCGCAATATTATTAGGCTGATAGTTCAGCTGCTTGGCTGCCTTCAAAACTGCTTTTTTGGTGATCTCACTGATCCTGGGGTTGTCATTCAACGCCCTGGATACAGTGGATGCCGTGATATTGAGTTTCTCCGCAATGTGGTGAATGGTCACCTTTGGTTTACCCGCCATATTGTTGTTCGCCATGTAGCTGCCCTCTTTTATCTTGTTTCTTCCAGTTGATTCTCGCCTCTATTGTTCGTTGCTGGGTTTTCCAATAGTGGCCAGAATGCCGCCGTCTACGTATATGATTTGCCCGTTTACAAAGTCGCTGGCTTTGCTGGAGAGAAACACAGTGGTTCCGGCCAGATCTTCAGGATCTCCCCAGCGCCCGGCCGGGGTACGGTGAATGATAAATTCATTGAAAGGATGGCCGTCTACTCTGATGGGGGCAGTCTGCTCGGTGGCAAAATAACCTGGTCCTATACCGTTTACCTGCACATTGTACCGTGCCCATTCGGTGGCCAGGTTTTTAGTGAGCATTTTCAGACCGCCTTTAGCGGCGGCGTAGGCGCTCACGGTGTCGCGGCCCAGTTCGCTCATCATAGAGCAGATGTTGATGATTTTACCTGCCCGGCGTTCTACCATGTACTTGCCTACTTGCTTTGACATGATGAAAGGACCGGTAAGGTCCACGTCCAACACCTTCCGGAAGTCCGCCACTTCCATTTCTAATGCCGGGATGCGCTTGATCATACCCGCGTTGTTGACCAAGATGGCAATGGGGCCTACTTCCTGCTCTATGCGCGCAATGTTTTCTTTAGCTAATTCTTCGTTTGTGACGTCAAACAGGTAGCCTTTTACGTCTAGCCCTTCCTGGCGGTAGGTCTCCAGTGCTTTCTCCATTTTCTCTGGAGTATTGCCGTTTACTACCAATGTAGCACCAGCCTTACCTAAAGCGGTTGCCATAGCCATTCCCAATCCATGCGTGGCTCCGGTGACCAAAGCTACTTTTCCGGTTAAGTCAAATAGATGTGTCATAGGGCTATTTAAGATCAGTGGTGGCTACTTTGTCCATGTCATTGTAATCCAGGTTCTCACCGGCCATGCCCCAAATGAAGGTATAGTTAGAAGTTCCGGCACCAGAGTGAATGGACCAGGGTGGGGAAAGGACTGCCTGCTGGTTCTGCACCCAGATATGGCGAGTTTCCTGCGGCTCGCCCAGAAAGTGGCACACCGTCTGGTCCTGGGGTACCTCAAAATAGAAGTAAGCCTCCATACGGCGGTCGTGGGTGTGGGCTGGCATGGTGTTCCAGACGCTACCGGTTTTCAATTCGGTTACACCCATCTGCAACTGGCAGGTTTCTACCACTGAGTTGATCAATACTTTTCTGATGGTTCTGGCATTTGCCGTTTCCGGGGTGCCTAATTCTACCGTCTCGGCTTCGCTTAGCTGAACCTTCTTGGTAGGGTATGTGTGGTGGGCCGGAGCAGAGTTGAAATAGAACCGGGTGTCGGCACCGTTAGGGGCAGGGTGGAAGAGAACCTCCTTTACGCCTTTACCTATGTATAAAGCCTCTTTGTTCTTTAGTGAAATTTCCTCACCGTCTACTGTAATAGTGCTGTCAGAGGAAACGTTGATAATGCCAATCTCCCGTCTGTCTAAGAAATTCTCTGAGCGCAGGGTAGGGAATGTATCCAGGCGTACAGGACCTTTTACTGGGTGCACTCCACCTACTATCAACCGGTCATACAAGGTGTAAGTCATTTGGATAGAATCTTCCTGGAAGAGGTTCTCAATCAAGAATTCCTGACGCACTTTTGTGGTGTCATAGCCCTTAAAATCTGAGGGGTGGATGGCATGCCGTGTTGTATGGTGTATGCTCATAGAATAGGGGTGAATGGTGTAATCGTTTGCGCAAATTACAAATTTATCAATCTGTTAGGCTATGTAAGTGAAAAAAAATATTGCACAAGTTGCATTAAGTCTTATTGCCTGCTTTGTTAACTAAATAAAAAATTGTTAATCACAGATGGATTCAGGAGTGTTCTTTGAAAAACTGTCAAAAAAAGGATAGTATTTTTTGTGTTTGATTTTAATTAATAGTAAATATGCAATCGGTTGCGCAGATTATGTCCAAGTAGCCGTTAGCTTCGTGTTCCTATCAATTTATCAAAAACTCAATTGTTACCTATGCAACAAGCATTACTTAAGAAGAGCAGGTACCTGCTGGTACTGACTTTTTTCTTTACATCGGTAGTGGGTGCCTTTGCTCAGACTGTTACTATCACGGGGAAAGTAACTGATGATAAGAAGGAAGGCCTGCCAGGTGTAACTGTACTACTAAAAGGTACTACCACTGCCAATGCCACTGACGTTGAAGGGAATTACTCCCTGGCGGTGCCCAACGGAACCGGCACTTTGGTGTTTTCTTACATAGGTTTCGTTTCTCAGGAAGTGCCTATCAATGGAAGAACCAACATCAATTTAGCCATGGTGTCAGACTCTAAGGCAATTGATGAAGTGGTGGTGGTAGGTTACGGTACTGTGACCAGAAAAGAACTAACTGGTTCTGTGGCCTCTGTAACAGCTAAAGATATTCAGGATATTCCGGTTAGTACAGCCGCAGAGGCGCTGGCAGGTAGATTGGCCGGGGTTCAGGTAACTTCAACTGAAGGCCGACCTGGAGCTGATATCCAGGTGAGAGTTCGTGGTGGTGGGTCGCTTACACAGGATAATTCTCCTTTATATATAGTAGATGGTATTCAGATGGAGAATGCCTTGTCTATTATCTCTCCGCAAGAAATTGAGTCTGTTGACGTGTTGAAAGATGCTGCTTCTACTTCTATCTATGGGGCCAGAGGCGCAAACGGGGTGGTGATCATTACTACAAAAGGGGGTAGAGAGCAAAAGACGCAAGTTACTTATACAGGATTTGCCGGGGTAAGAAAGATTGTGAACAAGCTAGAGGTGATGAACCCCTACGATTACGCCATGTATCAGTACGAATCTTATAATTTGTTTACCAATGCGAACGATGAAAGCCGCACTTCTTTCAGAGACCGGTATGGCAGATTTGAAGATCTAGAAATCTATAAATCTATGCCCATGACTGATTGGCAGGATAGGGTTTTCGGTAGAGATGCCTTCAGTCAGACCCACGTATTAGGGGTTACTGGTGGTTCCAAAGAGACCTCATTCAATTTTACCCTGAATCATGCCGCCGAAGAGGGAATCATGATTAACTCAGGATATGAGAGAACTTTGGCTTCCTTTAAGTTTGACCATAAGGTGACAGATAGGTTTAAGGTTGGGTTAACAACCCGTTATAGCCGTCAACGGATTGATGGGGTTGGTACATCAAGCACTGGTTCACAGGCCAATAACCGGTTAAGAAATGCCGTGCGTTTCAGACCATTTATAGCGCCAGGTTTTGAAAGCCAAGCGGATGAATTTGACGTGGAGTATGCAAGCAGCACTCAGTTAACAAGCCCTGTGCTGTTGGCAAACAATGAAATCAGACGTGACTACCGTAATGACATTATTGTGAACGGTTGGTTTAGTTATGACATCATCAAAAATTTAACCTTCAGATCTGTAATAGGGGTAAATGCCTTAGATAGGAAAACGAATGATTTTAGTGGTACTGTAACAGCACTGGCTAGACAAAATAATGATCAGCCAGTAGTTGATATGACAGGAGGAGAGGCTTTCTCCTTAACTAATTCCAACACCTTAACTTACAAGAGAAAGATTGCAGAAGATCATAATCTGGACTTCTTATTAGGACATGAACTGGTGGAGTGGAACAGCAAAGGCAGAGGGATACGCACCAGATATTTGCCGGTTGACATCACGCCAGAACAGGCTTTTGCCGGTGTCCAAAAAGCTACTGCGCCTGCTGGATTGATCCAGGATAACCCAACGACCTCTGAGTCTAGTACTAGACTTCTTTCTTTCTTTGGAAGAGTAGGTTATAACTACAAAGGCAAATATTTCGCGAATTTTAACTTAAGACGCGACGGGTCTTCCTTGTTTGCCGACGGAAATCGTTATGGTACCTTCCCTTCTGCGTCTTTAATGTGGCGTGTAGCAGATGAGTCTTTCATGGAGTCTGCTCAAAACTGGCTAAGCGATTTGAAAGTGCGCTTGAGTGTTGGTAGTGTGGGAAATAACCGTATTGGGGTTGACTTATTCAGAACCATGTATATGGCTACGACCAATGACGGGTATGCTTTCAATGAGGCCATCACTCCGGGTTATGTAGCCCCTAGCTTGGCAAATGCTAATCTGGTTTGGGAGTCTACCCTCTCCAAGAACTTAGGTGTTGACTTTGCTTTCTTCCAGAACCGTTTAACAGGTTCTATTGACGCCTACCAAAACAGAACGAAAGATCTACTTTTATTTGCTCAAATTCCGTCACACAGCGGTTATCCTGGGCAGCTTCAGAACATTGGAGAAACCGAAAACAAAGGGATTGAACTTCAGTTGGGTGCGGTAGTAGTAGATAAAGGTGACTTTAGATGGAATGCTAATTTCAACATCGCGAGGAACCGCAACAAAATAGTGAGCCTAGGTTTGGATCCATCTGGACAGGCAAAGCAATCTTATTTGGTTCAGTCGGGTTGGGTTAACTCCTTAGAAGATTTCAAAGTTGAAGTAGGTCAGCCTATTGGTCAGTTCTTCGGCTATGTAACAGATGGCTACTATACGGTTGATGATTTTAATGCCACTTTCAATACTGCTACCAATACCTGGACTTATGTGTTGAAAGAAGGTATCGCCAATAGCTCAAGTGTTGCCCTTGGTAACAGACAGCCGCAACCGGGTGATCTTAAATTGAAAGATCTTTCTGACAACAACAGTTCTTTGATCTCTACGGAAGACCGCACCGTCATTGGTAACGCTCAACCTAAATTCACAGGTGGCTTCAATCAGCAGTTTTCTTACAAAGGCTTTGACTTGAGTGTATTCATGGTGTTTTCTTACGGGAACAAAGTGTATAACGCGAACAAGATGGAGTTTACAACCCAGTACACCACCAGAGACAACAACATGTTGGCTCTTATGAATGACCGCTTTAAGCTGTATGATGAGAACGGTCAGAGAGTATCTGATCCTGAGCAACTGAAAGCCTTGAATGCAAACGCGAAATACTGGAGACCCTCTTTAGGTAACTACTTCCTGCACTCCTTTGCAATTGAAGACGGCTCTTTCTTAAGAATCAGCAACCTAACCTTAGGGTACAGCATTCCAGAGGCTATTATCAAAAGAACCAGAGTAATCTCCAAATTAAGAGTGTACGCCACTGTGAATAACCTGCACACCTTTACAAAATACACAGGTTATGATCCAGAGGCAAACACCAGAAGAAACTCTCCACTTACTCCGGGTGTTGACTACG is part of the Rufibacter tibetensis genome and harbors:
- a CDS encoding LacI family DNA-binding transcriptional regulator — translated: MAGKPKVTIHHIAEKLNITASTVSRALNDNPRISEITKKAVLKAAKQLNYQPNNIAAALRNGKSHIIGIIVPTADRAFFASVVRGIEEIANKLNYKVIICQSYDNYEKEVQTIDALLSARVDGIIASVGKNTDNFDHYKRPQEKGIPLVLFDRTTDALEVSQVVIDDYLGAYKVVEHLIQQGCRRIAHFTSPKKVSVFKERLRGYTDALRDFGLPFEEELVIKSNLQLEDGRASMEKLLELELKPDAVFSASDYGAMGAMQVLKERKIQIPQEIALAGFGNEPFTSFSDPTLTTVDQFSLTMGRITAELFFEHFKSGDKKLVPQKTVLKPELIVRGSTLRQPK
- a CDS encoding gluconate 5-dehydrogenase; protein product: MTHLFDLTGKVALVTGATHGLGMAMATALGKAGATLVVNGNTPEKMEKALETYRQEGLDVKGYLFDVTNEELAKENIARIEQEVGPIAILVNNAGMIKRIPALEMEVADFRKVLDVDLTGPFIMSKQVGKYMVERRAGKIINICSMMSELGRDTVSAYAAAKGGLKMLTKNLATEWARYNVQVNGIGPGYFATEQTAPIRVDGHPFNEFIIHRTPAGRWGDPEDLAGTTVFLSSKASDFVNGQIIYVDGGILATIGKPSNEQ
- the kduI gene encoding 5-dehydro-4-deoxy-D-glucuronate isomerase, producing MSIHHTTRHAIHPSDFKGYDTTKVRQEFLIENLFQEDSIQMTYTLYDRLIVGGVHPVKGPVRLDTFPTLRSENFLDRREIGIINVSSDSTITVDGEEISLKNKEALYIGKGVKEVLFHPAPNGADTRFYFNSAPAHHTYPTKKVQLSEAETVELGTPETANARTIRKVLINSVVETCQLQMGVTELKTGSVWNTMPAHTHDRRMEAYFYFEVPQDQTVCHFLGEPQETRHIWVQNQQAVLSPPWSIHSGAGTSNYTFIWGMAGENLDYNDMDKVATTDLK
- a CDS encoding SusC/RagA family TonB-linked outer membrane protein codes for the protein MQQALLKKSRYLLVLTFFFTSVVGAFAQTVTITGKVTDDKKEGLPGVTVLLKGTTTANATDVEGNYSLAVPNGTGTLVFSYIGFVSQEVPINGRTNINLAMVSDSKAIDEVVVVGYGTVTRKELTGSVASVTAKDIQDIPVSTAAEALAGRLAGVQVTSTEGRPGADIQVRVRGGGSLTQDNSPLYIVDGIQMENALSIISPQEIESVDVLKDAASTSIYGARGANGVVIITTKGGREQKTQVTYTGFAGVRKIVNKLEVMNPYDYAMYQYESYNLFTNANDESRTSFRDRYGRFEDLEIYKSMPMTDWQDRVFGRDAFSQTHVLGVTGGSKETSFNFTLNHAAEEGIMINSGYERTLASFKFDHKVTDRFKVGLTTRYSRQRIDGVGTSSTGSQANNRLRNAVRFRPFIAPGFESQADEFDVEYASSTQLTSPVLLANNEIRRDYRNDIIVNGWFSYDIIKNLTFRSVIGVNALDRKTNDFSGTVTALARQNNDQPVVDMTGGEAFSLTNSNTLTYKRKIAEDHNLDFLLGHELVEWNSKGRGIRTRYLPVDITPEQAFAGVQKATAPAGLIQDNPTTSESSTRLLSFFGRVGYNYKGKYFANFNLRRDGSSLFADGNRYGTFPSASLMWRVADESFMESAQNWLSDLKVRLSVGSVGNNRIGVDLFRTMYMATTNDGYAFNEAITPGYVAPSLANANLVWESTLSKNLGVDFAFFQNRLTGSIDAYQNRTKDLLLFAQIPSHSGYPGQLQNIGETENKGIELQLGAVVVDKGDFRWNANFNIARNRNKIVSLGLDPSGQAKQSYLVQSGWVNSLEDFKVEVGQPIGQFFGYVTDGYYTVDDFNATFNTATNTWTYVLKEGIANSSSVALGNRQPQPGDLKLKDLSDNNSSLISTEDRTVIGNAQPKFTGGFNQQFSYKGFDLSVFMVFSYGNKVYNANKMEFTTQYTTRDNNMLALMNDRFKLYDENGQRVSDPEQLKALNANAKYWRPSLGNYFLHSFAIEDGSFLRISNLTLGYSIPEAIIKRTRVISKLRVYATVNNLHTFTKYTGYDPEANTRRNSPLTPGVDYAAYPRSRYILGGINVTL